The following proteins come from a genomic window of Sulfitobacter indolifex:
- a CDS encoding DUF2059 domain-containing protein, whose protein sequence is MRAWFFAPVLWLLTLPAWADARMTVLVDLLELRQAAAILSDEGRAHADALNQDMLGGQGGPGWQMQVDRIHDADRMVEMVRRALEETMQPAEVESAIAFYASDLGGRIIALENAARAAISEREVEQIARANYGVLAGDDDPRIKLVGRLIDAADMVDRNVSTALNSNFQFLRGMRDGGALEDSDEELLADIGADLDAVTEDTSVWVYAYMLLAYYPLDDAEVARYATFAETSAGRALNRALFDGFGRAYEDTSYALGRTVALNMVAEDL, encoded by the coding sequence ATGCGCGCGTGGTTCTTCGCGCCCGTTTTGTGGCTTTTGACGTTGCCCGCTTGGGCAGATGCGCGAATGACCGTGCTTGTCGATCTATTGGAGCTTCGGCAAGCGGCGGCGATTCTTAGTGACGAGGGGCGTGCCCACGCGGATGCGTTGAACCAAGACATGTTGGGCGGGCAGGGCGGTCCGGGCTGGCAGATGCAGGTCGATCGCATTCACGATGCAGACCGGATGGTCGAGATGGTCCGCCGCGCGCTCGAAGAAACGATGCAGCCCGCCGAGGTAGAAAGCGCGATCGCCTTTTACGCATCGGACTTGGGCGGTCGGATCATCGCTCTTGAGAACGCCGCCCGCGCCGCCATCTCTGAGCGTGAAGTTGAGCAGATCGCCCGGGCCAACTACGGCGTGCTGGCAGGCGATGATGATCCCCGAATTAAGCTGGTTGGCCGATTGATCGATGCAGCCGACATGGTCGACCGTAACGTAAGCACGGCCTTGAACAGCAATTTTCAGTTCCTGCGCGGAATGCGCGATGGTGGCGCTTTGGAGGACAGCGATGAAGAGCTGCTGGCCGATATTGGCGCCGATCTGGACGCGGTGACCGAAGATACCTCTGTCTGGGTGTACGCCTATATGTTGCTGGCCTATTATCCACTGGATGACGCCGAGGTTGCGCGTTATGCCACCTTTGCCGAAACAAGTGCGGGACGCGCGTTGAACCGCGCGTTGTTCGATGGTTTTGGCCGAGCATATGAGGATACTTCCTATGCCTTGGGCCGGACGGTGGCGTTAAATATGGTGGCTGAAGACCTTTGA
- the rpmA gene encoding 50S ribosomal protein L27, which yields MAHKKAGGSSRNGRDSAGRRLGVKKYGGEAVIPGNIIVRQRGTKFWPANGVGMGKDHTIFATVDGAVTFHKGLKNRTFISVLPRAEAAE from the coding sequence ATGGCACATAAAAAAGCAGGCGGTTCATCCCGTAACGGGCGCGACTCAGCTGGTCGTCGCCTTGGCGTTAAGAAATATGGCGGCGAAGCCGTTATCCCTGGCAACATAATCGTGCGTCAGCGCGGCACCAAGTTTTGGCCAGCCAACGGCGTTGGCATGGGCAAAGATCACACGATCTTTGCAACCGTCGACGGCGCTGTGACCTTCCACAAGGGTCTGAAAAACCGCACGTTTATTTCGGTTCTGCCACGCGCGGAGGCCGCTGAATAA
- a CDS encoding alpha/beta fold hydrolase has product MSTVERCAVNTTGSGDEAIVFLHGYGCDSGMWRKVAPVFAKDSRVVTYDLMGYGKSETTHYDMARYATLDGHADDLIAILDELQLKDVVAVGHSVSAMTIGLAATRRPDLIGKLAMICPSPSYANDNSYVGGFERSDLVGLLNVLDVNYLGWAQEMAPQIMGAADRPELGHELTDSFCQTDPDIAKHFARVTFLSDHRNDVRAIAQPTLVLQCKDDILVPPSVWTWLTENMQDVELTVLDATGHCPHMSYPEETIKVLADFVRPRINI; this is encoded by the coding sequence TTTTTGCACGGCTACGGTTGTGACAGTGGCATGTGGCGCAAGGTGGCCCCAGTTTTTGCGAAGGATTCCCGTGTCGTTACCTATGATCTCATGGGGTACGGGAAGTCTGAAACGACGCATTATGACATGGCCCGCTATGCCACATTGGATGGTCATGCGGATGACTTGATCGCGATATTGGATGAACTTCAATTGAAGGACGTCGTTGCCGTCGGCCACTCTGTAAGCGCGATGACAATCGGGCTCGCCGCCACACGTCGCCCGGATTTGATAGGGAAACTGGCTATGATTTGCCCGTCACCCAGTTATGCTAACGATAACTCCTATGTCGGCGGCTTCGAGCGGAGCGATCTTGTTGGGCTGCTGAATGTTCTCGATGTAAATTATTTGGGGTGGGCGCAAGAGATGGCGCCGCAGATTATGGGGGCAGCAGACCGTCCAGAACTCGGCCATGAATTGACAGATAGCTTTTGCCAAACGGATCCGGATATCGCGAAACATTTTGCAAGGGTTACGTTTCTCAGCGACCATCGTAACGACGTGAGGGCGATTGCACAGCCTACCTTGGTATTGCAATGCAAAGACGATATTCTGGTGCCACCCTCTGTCTGGACTTGGTTGACAGAAAATATGCAGGATGTGGAGTTGACGGTGCTGGACGCAACGGGTCACTGCCCACACATGAGCTATCCAGAAGAGACAATAAAGGTGCTTGCTGACTTTGTGCGGCCGCGCATCAATATATGA
- a CDS encoding PAS domain S-box protein, with protein MSDSSECLTDFDQWPCGLAVMDASGQLEKTNAFLRQWLGMDAAEQGSGVRFVDILSRAGRIYFETHLRPLLLVNGHFSEVSLELERPDGTRVAVFMNGRATLSKGRMVSAQFSMFRNEQRQAFEHELVAKRRESEAFKVLVGSSPYAIMSVRMDGTIRAWNPAAEQLFGYSEAEVIGQKFDEILVPPDDRKGLGDDLRRITSGETVRSETERLHKDGHRVQVERSIAAIHDVTQEYSGFVATYSDISARKASEAHIQTLLQEVNHRSKNLIAVVQVIARQTARMYEGSEFFSAFSKRLASLTSNQDTLLNSRGNHADLETLARSQFAHLVTPEDPRITVSGPTVQMNEATSQAIGMALFELATNAAKYGGLSKDTGSVTLSWVVAQGPDPKLEISWVESGGPPVSAPERMGFGSQVTGPILQGITSGETQREFHPDGFRWFFSAPLVKMTE; from the coding sequence ATGAGCGATAGTTCCGAATGTCTGACGGATTTTGACCAATGGCCTTGCGGTCTTGCGGTCATGGACGCGTCGGGTCAACTTGAAAAAACGAATGCTTTCCTTCGGCAGTGGCTGGGTATGGATGCTGCTGAGCAGGGCAGTGGCGTTCGCTTCGTGGATATTTTGTCGCGGGCGGGTCGCATTTATTTCGAAACGCATCTGCGCCCACTTCTGCTCGTGAACGGTCACTTTTCTGAAGTATCTCTTGAGCTTGAACGCCCTGACGGCACGCGCGTGGCTGTTTTCATGAATGGGCGTGCGACCTTGTCAAAGGGTCGCATGGTGAGTGCCCAGTTCAGCATGTTCCGCAATGAGCAACGCCAAGCGTTTGAACATGAACTGGTGGCAAAGCGGCGCGAAAGTGAAGCGTTCAAAGTGCTCGTCGGATCGTCACCCTATGCCATCATGTCGGTGCGCATGGACGGGACCATTCGCGCATGGAATCCTGCTGCCGAGCAATTGTTCGGCTACTCCGAAGCAGAAGTCATCGGACAGAAATTTGACGAGATTTTGGTGCCGCCAGATGATCGGAAAGGTCTCGGGGACGATTTGCGGCGCATTACCTCTGGCGAGACTGTGAGAAGTGAGACGGAGAGGCTCCATAAGGATGGTCACCGGGTGCAGGTGGAACGAAGCATTGCAGCCATTCATGATGTGACCCAAGAGTATAGTGGCTTTGTCGCAACCTACAGCGACATCAGTGCACGCAAGGCATCTGAGGCTCATATTCAAACCCTATTGCAAGAAGTTAATCACCGATCCAAAAACCTGATTGCGGTCGTACAAGTTATCGCCCGGCAGACAGCGCGCATGTACGAAGGATCAGAGTTTTTTTCAGCGTTTAGCAAGCGTTTGGCCAGTTTGACGTCAAATCAAGATACCCTGCTTAATAGTCGGGGAAACCATGCTGATTTAGAAACGCTGGCCCGATCCCAATTCGCACATCTAGTTACCCCCGAAGACCCTCGTATAACGGTAAGTGGTCCGACTGTTCAGATGAACGAGGCTACATCCCAAGCTATAGGTATGGCACTTTTTGAGTTGGCAACAAACGCTGCCAAATATGGCGGGTTATCCAAGGATACTGGCTCGGTCACTCTGTCTTGGGTGGTTGCGCAAGGACCGGACCCGAAACTCGAAATTTCTTGGGTTGAATCAGGTGGACCGCCGGTTTCTGCACCGGAAAGAATGGGCTTTGGTTCTCAAGTGACCGGCCCTATTCTCCAAGGAATTACGTCAGGAGAAACACAGCGTGAATTCCACCCAGACGGATTTCGCTGGTTTTTCAGCGCACCTCTCGTAAAGATGACAGAGTAG
- a CDS encoding 50S ribosomal protein L21 yields MFAVIKTGGKQYKVQSGDMLRVERIAANAGETVQFNEVLMLGGDSPVLGAPMVKDAGVQAEVVDQIKGEKVINFVKRRRKHSSKRTKGHRQKLTLIKITDILSSGADKSGVAAAIGTGSVSAAAVAAITGKSDDAAKPAKSKKAVAPKAKAEKAAPKAKKADAGSDDLKELSGVGPALEKKLHEAGITSFAQIAAWTEADIAEVDEKLSFKGRIQREGWVDQAKEKTKG; encoded by the coding sequence ATGTTTGCGGTCATCAAGACAGGCGGCAAGCAATACAAAGTACAATCCGGCGATATGCTGCGGGTTGAACGTATTGCGGCCAATGCTGGCGAAACAGTCCAGTTTAACGAAGTGCTGATGCTGGGCGGCGATAGCCCCGTGCTCGGCGCGCCTATGGTTAAAGATGCAGGCGTTCAGGCCGAAGTCGTTGACCAGATCAAAGGCGAAAAGGTTATCAACTTCGTCAAGCGTCGCCGGAAGCACTCTTCCAAGCGTACCAAAGGTCACCGTCAGAAACTGACCTTGATCAAGATCACCGACATCCTGTCCTCGGGCGCGGATAAGTCGGGCGTTGCTGCTGCCATCGGCACCGGCTCCGTAAGCGCTGCTGCTGTTGCTGCGATCACCGGCAAGTCCGATGACGCTGCAAAGCCAGCCAAGAGCAAGAAGGCTGTCGCACCTAAGGCGAAGGCCGAGAAAGCCGCGCCGAAGGCCAAGAAAGCCGACGCGGGTTCCGACGACCTGAAAGAGCTGAGCGGCGTTGGCCCGGCACTTGAGAAGAAGCTGCACGAAGCGGGTATCACCTCCTTCGCTCAGATCGCAGCATGGACCGAAGCGGATATCGCTGAAGTTGACGAGAAACTGTCTTTCAAAGGCCGTATCCAGCGTGAAGGCTGGGTCGATCAGGCCAAAGAAAAGACCAAAGGCTAA
- a CDS encoding DUF2059 domain-containing protein translates to MFRQNRSIAAPLLMAFVVLVALALPLRAAERGALERFLEVTGFDVALDSIRLSADSAPEMLGLQTEDFGSEWSRLVQDVFDTDLMHGMAMDILAETLSDDQLEHAADFYASDLGKRLVEVENKAHMTEDDGLKAESGAAIIAGLAGIESPRLETLRRLNVASDVEEISVRAIQEVQIRFLLAAAGAGVIELQMEEPDLREAMRAQADELGAQIAENALANGAYTYQSFSDDDLEAYAEALEHPKMQQVYTLMNAVQYEIMANRFEAVAARLAAMQPSQDL, encoded by the coding sequence ATGTTCCGTCAAAATCGTTCAATCGCTGCTCCGTTGCTCATGGCATTCGTCGTGTTGGTTGCACTTGCCCTCCCGCTGCGCGCAGCAGAGCGCGGAGCGTTGGAGCGCTTTTTGGAGGTGACCGGTTTTGACGTCGCGTTGGACAGCATCCGGCTTTCTGCCGATTCTGCCCCTGAAATGCTGGGGCTGCAGACCGAGGACTTCGGTTCGGAATGGTCTCGTTTGGTGCAGGACGTGTTTGATACCGACCTGATGCACGGTATGGCCATGGATATTCTGGCCGAAACATTAAGCGACGATCAACTGGAGCACGCGGCTGATTTTTACGCCAGCGATCTTGGCAAGCGTTTGGTCGAAGTTGAGAACAAAGCGCATATGACCGAGGATGACGGATTAAAGGCTGAAAGCGGTGCCGCGATTATCGCAGGGCTCGCAGGAATCGAGTCCCCGCGGTTGGAGACTTTGCGGCGGCTCAACGTGGCGAGCGATGTCGAAGAAATCTCGGTCCGGGCCATACAGGAGGTGCAGATACGGTTCCTTCTTGCAGCTGCCGGGGCCGGGGTCATCGAGTTGCAGATGGAAGAGCCGGATCTGCGTGAGGCGATGCGCGCACAGGCAGATGAATTGGGCGCCCAAATTGCCGAAAATGCGCTGGCCAATGGCGCTTATACCTACCAATCCTTTTCGGATGATGACCTTGAAGCCTATGCCGAAGCGCTGGAGCATCCGAAAATGCAGCAGGTCTATACGCTGATGAATGCCGTTCAATATGAGATCATGGCCAATCGTTTTGAGGCTGTGGCCGCCCGTTTGGCCGCCATGCAGCCCAGTCAGGACCTTTAA